One window of the Acaryochloris sp. CCMEE 5410 genome contains the following:
- a CDS encoding ROK family protein — MADNLVLGIDLGGTAIKLGCCSPQGTCVRSITVPTPQPSTPEPVVDAIATAVHTLDPDKTLPVIGIGMPGPADNTGRIARVSINLDDWLDVPLAEWIEDKTGRPTTIANDANCAGLGEALYGAGQSFQNLIMLTLGTGVGGAIIMNGELYTGRDGAAGELGLITLWPDGPPCNSGNNGSLEQFSSVRAIRRDHQCEPHELAVREDETAIAFWQDYGRNLGAGLASLIYVLTPEAVILGGGIAASTELFLPWVQAEIERRVMPTSRENLVILPAALGNQAGMIGAAQLARQRFGY, encoded by the coding sequence ATGGCCGACAACCTGGTATTGGGGATTGACTTAGGAGGAACCGCAATTAAGCTGGGCTGTTGTAGCCCCCAAGGCACTTGTGTGCGCTCGATTACAGTGCCGACGCCCCAACCCTCTACACCGGAGCCTGTGGTGGATGCGATCGCAACGGCAGTTCACACCTTAGATCCTGATAAAACCTTGCCAGTCATTGGAATTGGCATGCCCGGACCTGCTGATAATACAGGACGGATTGCTAGGGTCTCCATCAATTTGGATGATTGGTTGGATGTGCCCTTAGCTGAATGGATAGAGGATAAAACGGGACGACCCACCACCATTGCGAATGATGCCAATTGCGCAGGACTCGGCGAAGCCCTCTATGGGGCCGGACAGTCCTTTCAGAATTTGATTATGCTCACCTTGGGCACAGGGGTGGGTGGTGCCATCATTATGAATGGCGAGCTGTATACCGGGCGAGATGGAGCGGCCGGAGAACTAGGACTGATTACCCTTTGGCCCGATGGTCCCCCCTGTAATAGCGGTAATAATGGTTCATTGGAGCAATTTTCGTCAGTGCGCGCTATTCGTCGAGACCACCAGTGTGAGCCTCATGAGCTTGCGGTAAGAGAAGACGAAACTGCGATCGCATTTTGGCAAGACTATGGCCGCAATCTGGGTGCAGGCTTGGCTAGCCTGATTTATGTACTTACCCCTGAAGCGGTGATTTTAGGGGGTGGAATTGCGGCGAGTACTGAGTTATTTCTACCGTGGGTACAAGCTGAAATTGAGCGTCGGGTGATGCCAACGTCTCGGGAAAATTTAGTGATTCTGCCTGCTGCTTTGGGCAACCAGGCAGGCATGATTGGCGCGGCTCAACTAGCTCGACAGCGGTTCGGATACTAA
- the ispF gene encoding 2-C-methyl-D-erythritol 2,4-cyclodiphosphate synthase — translation MTSIRIGNGYDIHQLVEGRPLILGGVQIEHSLGLKGHSDADVLTHAIMDALLGALSLGDIGHYFPPTDPKWAGADSLKLLEKVHQLILDRGWQIGNIDSVVVAERPKLKPHIEAMRDRISQVLNLNPELIGIKATTNEKLGPVGQEQGICSYAVALLTSDS, via the coding sequence ATGACATCCATCCGTATTGGTAATGGTTACGATATCCATCAACTGGTTGAAGGTCGCCCATTGATTCTTGGGGGGGTTCAAATCGAGCATTCTCTAGGATTGAAAGGCCATAGTGATGCAGATGTGTTGACCCATGCGATTATGGATGCCCTATTAGGCGCTTTGAGTTTAGGCGATATTGGTCATTATTTTCCACCGACTGATCCAAAATGGGCAGGAGCCGATAGTTTGAAGTTATTGGAGAAAGTTCACCAGTTGATTCTGGATCGAGGCTGGCAGATTGGGAATATTGACTCGGTGGTGGTAGCAGAGCGGCCCAAGCTCAAACCTCATATTGAAGCGATGCGCGATCGCATTAGCCAAGTCTTAAATCTCAACCCGGAATTAATAGGTATAAAAGCCACCACCAATGAGAAGCTCGGACCTGTAGGACAAGAGCAGGGTATTTGCTCCTATGCGGTCGCACTATTGACCTCAGATTCATAG